In Myxococcales bacterium, a single genomic region encodes these proteins:
- a CDS encoding helix-turn-helix domain-containing protein: MLRYRAGERMTELSREYGVSRKTGYKYVERYEARAMPGSWTFAAAQSRRRRRWRNSS, encoded by the coding sequence GTGCTTCGCTACCGCGCGGGCGAGCGAATGACGGAGCTGAGTCGGGAGTACGGCGTGAGCCGGAAGACCGGCTACAAGTACGTCGAGCGCTACGAAGCGCGGGCGATGCCGGGCTCGTGGACCTTCGCAGCGGCCCAAAGCAGACGCCGGCGGCGCTGGCGGAACAGTTCGTGA
- a CDS encoding transposase, translating into MSRLGAWFARLGILHERIEPGCPQQNGRHERMHRTLKAETTRPAARTLLGQQERFDAWRSCFNEERPHEALGVEPQPARTSLRRASGRGECPARLPPADMTRPVWKEALSRSIGVGASA; encoded by the coding sequence TTGAGTCGACTCGGAGCGTGGTTCGCGCGACTCGGGATCCTCCACGAGCGAATCGAGCCTGGGTGTCCGCAGCAGAACGGACGCCACGAACGGATGCATCGCACGTTGAAAGCAGAAACGACACGTCCTGCGGCTCGGACGCTGCTCGGCCAACAGGAACGCTTTGACGCCTGGCGCTCGTGCTTCAACGAAGAGCGGCCCCACGAGGCGCTTGGGGTCGAACCCCAGCCAGCGCGTACGAGCCTTCGCCGCGCGTCTGGAAGAGGCGAGTGCCCGGCCCGGTTACCCCCTGCCGACATGACTCGACCCGTTTGGAAGGAGGCATTGTCGCGATCGATCGGCGTCGGCGCTTCAGCCTGA
- a CDS encoding zeta toxin family protein encodes MNPVLLVIAGPNGAGKTTITGRLREEKWSDNVEYLNPDEIARDQFGDWNSPDAVLKAARWTEARREELLVAGFGIAFETVLSTESKIDFLLRAKVAGYFVRVFFIGTSDPRINAARVAGRVMEGGHSVPIDKIVARYIKSLANLGPSIQIADRVYIYDNSIEGAEARLCARTHGGQLRKVYGELPEWVADATSGLEPHSAFVDLRVA; translated from the coding sequence GTGAATCCGGTTCTGCTCGTGATCGCGGGCCCGAACGGCGCCGGCAAGACGACCATCACGGGCCGTCTTCGCGAAGAGAAGTGGAGCGACAACGTCGAATATCTCAACCCCGACGAGATCGCTCGCGACCAATTCGGCGACTGGAACTCGCCGGACGCCGTGCTCAAGGCGGCTCGATGGACCGAGGCGCGTCGGGAAGAGCTGCTCGTGGCGGGTTTCGGCATCGCGTTTGAGACGGTCCTTTCGACGGAGAGCAAGATCGACTTCCTCTTGCGCGCGAAGGTGGCCGGCTACTTCGTGCGCGTCTTCTTCATCGGCACGAGCGATCCTCGGATCAATGCGGCGCGCGTTGCTGGCCGCGTGATGGAGGGGGGGCACAGCGTGCCGATCGACAAGATCGTCGCCCGCTACATCAAGTCGCTCGCGAACCTAGGACCGTCCATTCAGATCGCCGACCGCGTCTACATCTACGACAACTCCATCGAAGGTGCCGAGGCCCGCCTCTGTGCGCGCACCCATGGCGGGCAACTTCGAAAGGTGTACGGCGAGCTGCCCGAGTGGGTCGCGGACGCGACGAGTGGCCTCGAGCCGCATTCCGCCTTCGTGGACCTCCGCGTCGCGTGA
- a CDS encoding cytochrome c-type biogenesis protein CcmH, which translates to MFLLVQAPPAAAAAADAPAGEEARLEARLLAPCCYVQTLDVHDSPMASELRSEVKARLAAGESPSAIEEDFARRFGDRVRALPRNADPRTAMLLFSTACLLAGAAGVALMMRRWRRAESPTTATAGPPDDLDRRIDDELERLDD; encoded by the coding sequence ATGTTCCTTCTTGTCCAGGCTCCGCCGGCCGCGGCGGCCGCTGCCGACGCCCCTGCCGGGGAGGAAGCCCGACTCGAAGCGCGTCTGCTCGCCCCCTGCTGCTACGTCCAGACGCTCGACGTCCATGACTCACCGATGGCGTCCGAGCTCCGCTCGGAGGTGAAGGCCCGGCTTGCGGCGGGGGAGTCCCCCTCCGCCATCGAGGAAGATTTCGCGAGACGTTTCGGCGACCGGGTACGGGCGCTCCCGCGCAACGCCGATCCGCGGACGGCGATGTTGCTCTTCTCGACCGCGTGCTTGCTCGCCGGCGCCGCAGGTGTGGCGCTGATGATGAGACGCTGGCGCCGCGCCGAATCGCCGACCACCGCGACCGCCGGGCCGCCCGACGACCTCGATCGCCGCATCGACGACGAGCTCGAGCGGCTCGACGACTGA
- a CDS encoding zf-TFIIB domain-containing protein, with translation MKCPRCGIGLGPTRFDWMHACARCGGVFAAKHGPDLDARAAEAAAEASLAAKVRASSAPLALCPVCHARTERQLIGAVEVDECGAHGTWFDRGEVEAVMAAGSAAGPRRAKVAAAVGAVAAAGGAVALSQAVGQQAGNSVLGDLTRSGVETAAEVAVDVALDVGVEGLPVVIDAAGEVAGAVVEFVAGLLSS, from the coding sequence ATGAAGTGTCCTCGGTGCGGCATCGGCCTCGGTCCCACGCGCTTCGATTGGATGCACGCCTGCGCCCGTTGCGGTGGCGTATTTGCGGCGAAACACGGCCCAGATCTCGACGCGCGCGCGGCCGAGGCTGCGGCGGAAGCGAGCCTCGCCGCCAAGGTCCGTGCGTCGTCCGCGCCGTTGGCCTTGTGCCCGGTGTGTCACGCTCGCACCGAGCGCCAGCTCATCGGTGCCGTAGAAGTCGACGAGTGCGGCGCCCACGGGACTTGGTTTGATCGGGGTGAAGTCGAGGCGGTGATGGCCGCAGGTTCCGCCGCCGGGCCGCGCCGCGCCAAGGTCGCGGCCGCCGTCGGTGCCGTCGCTGCGGCCGGCGGCGCCGTCGCGCTCTCTCAAGCGGTGGGCCAACAGGCCGGTAACAGCGTTCTGGGCGACTTGACGCGTTCAGGTGTCGAGACCGCCGCTGAGGTCGCCGTCGACGTCGCGCTCGACGTCGGCGTCGAAGGATTGCCAGTGGTCATCGACGCCGCCGGTGAGGTGGCCGGCGCCGTCGTCGAGTTCGTGGCGGGCCTGCTCAGCAGCTAA
- a CDS encoding cytochrome P450: MSSFKVVARSQDLLGQGPHALAAGDTDLVVLRTPGGQLRAFEGRCPHRGALLGEGELHDGVLVCRNHRWRFDVESGRRDGGPECLAACPIREEGGNVLVDVTALTEARDAAILGENARRVEELPGPPQLPLIGSSHVLDPDRLHLQLEAWAHEYGTPYTFSIGPQKTVVFSDMNEMAPMFRERPERFQRGSNLAPVFRELGVEGVFSAEGAAWRPQRRLSMEALSHRHLRGFYPTLATVAGRLRARWLRAAERGESLDFAEELKRFTVDVTTQLVFGYDIDTIGKEDDVIQEKLGLLFPAFNRRLFAVIPTWRVVRMPSDRAVDRAVAELREWIGGLVRASRERLEADPARAASPANFLEAMLVARDERGEPFSDDAIFGNAMTMLLAGEDTTAYTLAWAVHHLLDAPAEVKALREELRSVLGTQPVPPDIEVANRLQYAGAIANEAMRIRPVAPMLFFEPTQDAVVAGVALKKGTLAVALIRAPAMSEKNFAAPQEFRPARWVDGAGLDGPHEAGAHQPFGSGPRICPGRTLALLEMKLLLGTLFQTFDVARVGDKRDVTEVFSFTMMPRGLNVKLRRRGLAV, from the coding sequence GTGAGCTCTTTCAAAGTTGTCGCCCGTTCCCAAGACCTCCTAGGGCAGGGCCCCCACGCGCTCGCCGCCGGCGACACCGATCTCGTCGTCTTGCGAACGCCCGGCGGGCAGCTTCGCGCCTTCGAGGGGCGCTGTCCCCATCGCGGCGCGCTCCTCGGTGAGGGAGAGCTCCACGACGGCGTGCTGGTTTGCCGCAATCACCGCTGGCGCTTCGACGTCGAGAGCGGTCGCCGCGACGGCGGCCCCGAGTGTTTGGCCGCGTGCCCCATTCGGGAAGAAGGCGGCAATGTGCTCGTCGATGTCACGGCGCTCACCGAGGCGCGCGACGCCGCCATCCTCGGCGAGAACGCGCGCCGCGTGGAGGAGTTGCCCGGCCCGCCGCAGCTCCCGCTCATCGGCTCGTCGCATGTGCTCGACCCCGACCGTCTCCACTTGCAGCTCGAGGCGTGGGCGCACGAATACGGAACGCCCTACACGTTCAGCATCGGGCCGCAGAAGACCGTCGTCTTCAGCGACATGAACGAAATGGCGCCGATGTTCCGAGAGCGCCCCGAGCGCTTTCAGCGCGGGTCAAACCTCGCGCCGGTGTTCAGGGAGCTCGGCGTCGAGGGGGTTTTCTCCGCGGAGGGCGCCGCGTGGCGGCCGCAGCGGCGCTTGTCGATGGAGGCCCTCTCGCACCGGCACCTTCGCGGCTTCTACCCGACGCTCGCGACGGTGGCGGGCCGCCTCAGGGCGCGCTGGCTGCGCGCAGCGGAGCGCGGCGAGTCGCTTGATTTCGCCGAGGAGCTGAAGCGCTTCACCGTCGACGTCACGACGCAGCTCGTCTTTGGCTACGACATCGACACCATCGGCAAAGAGGACGACGTCATCCAAGAGAAGCTGGGGCTCTTGTTCCCTGCGTTCAATCGGCGCCTGTTCGCCGTCATTCCCACGTGGCGCGTCGTGCGCATGCCGTCAGACCGCGCCGTCGATCGCGCCGTCGCCGAGCTCCGCGAGTGGATCGGCGGATTGGTTCGTGCGTCGCGCGAACGGCTGGAGGCTGATCCGGCGAGGGCGGCGTCACCGGCGAACTTCCTGGAGGCGATGCTCGTGGCGCGCGACGAGCGCGGCGAGCCTTTTAGCGACGATGCCATCTTCGGCAACGCGATGACCATGCTCCTCGCTGGCGAGGACACGACGGCGTACACGCTCGCTTGGGCCGTCCATCACCTGCTCGATGCGCCAGCGGAGGTGAAGGCCCTTCGCGAGGAGCTGCGCAGCGTGCTCGGCACGCAGCCGGTGCCTCCCGACATCGAGGTCGCGAACCGGCTCCAATACGCGGGCGCCATCGCCAACGAGGCGATGCGCATCCGTCCCGTGGCGCCGATGTTGTTCTTCGAGCCGACGCAGGACGCCGTCGTGGCGGGCGTGGCGCTCAAGAAGGGAACGCTCGCGGTCGCGCTCATTCGCGCCCCGGCCATGAGCGAAAAGAACTTCGCCGCGCCGCAGGAGTTCAGGCCCGCGCGGTGGGTCGATGGCGCGGGCCTCGACGGACCGCACGAGGCGGGAGCCCACCAACCCTTCGGGTCGGGCCCGCGCATCTGCCCCGGTCGAACGTTGGCGCTTTTGGAGATGAAGCTCCTCTTGGGGACGCTGTTTCAAACGTTCGACGTCGCGCGGGTCGGTGACAAGCGCGACGTCACGGAGGTGTTCTCGTTCACCATGATGCCGCGGGGGCTCAACGTGAAGCTGCGCCGACGCGGGCTCGCGGTGTAA
- a CDS encoding radical SAM protein, with the protein MRPKRNALAIELTGYCNQKCGYCYNDWRGDKKDSQALPTAQLLELIERAATEVEWDHVTLTDNEPFARADLFVLLDKLKKHNLRALIISNDGLITEVHAKRLAPYRPYFVQITLNGPERELHEEHVGRGHFDATLAGIKALVAEGVAVSGCVVVTRKNAHRVGDILALWHSLGVRDVALSRYSPAGYASEQVAELLPSRTELLGALRAAEPWARDRDMKLQVTMPVPPCVVDPSEFPSIRFSSCPIGTEAQEFALGTDGNLRNCTLHTDVVGETSRGESFASAVSAPRVAQYRDVTPDFCEPCPKRAQCMGGCGAAAVSVFGARGLDPFVAQHVDDAFAANLSASRAGTTSFVPAGRLARRVAPLS; encoded by the coding sequence ATGCGTCCCAAACGCAACGCGCTCGCCATCGAGCTCACGGGCTACTGCAACCAGAAGTGTGGCTATTGCTACAACGACTGGCGTGGCGACAAGAAGGACTCCCAGGCCCTCCCGACGGCGCAGCTCCTCGAACTCATCGAGCGCGCCGCCACGGAGGTCGAATGGGATCACGTCACGCTTACCGACAATGAGCCTTTTGCGCGCGCCGACCTCTTCGTCCTACTCGACAAGCTGAAAAAGCACAACCTTCGCGCCCTCATCATCTCGAACGACGGCCTCATCACCGAGGTGCACGCCAAGCGGCTCGCGCCCTACCGTCCGTACTTCGTGCAGATCACGTTGAACGGGCCCGAGCGCGAGCTTCACGAAGAGCACGTCGGCCGCGGTCACTTCGACGCGACGCTGGCGGGCATCAAGGCCCTTGTCGCCGAAGGCGTCGCCGTCTCCGGTTGTGTCGTCGTGACGCGAAAGAACGCGCACAGGGTCGGCGACATCCTCGCCCTTTGGCATTCACTCGGCGTGCGCGACGTCGCGCTCTCGCGCTATTCGCCTGCCGGGTACGCCTCGGAGCAGGTCGCGGAGCTCTTGCCGTCGCGTACCGAGCTCCTTGGCGCGTTGCGAGCCGCGGAGCCTTGGGCTCGCGATCGCGACATGAAGCTTCAAGTCACCATGCCGGTGCCGCCTTGCGTCGTGGACCCGAGCGAGTTTCCGAGCATCCGCTTCTCGTCCTGCCCCATCGGCACCGAGGCCCAAGAGTTCGCGCTCGGCACCGACGGCAACCTCCGAAACTGCACGCTTCACACCGACGTCGTCGGTGAGACGAGCCGTGGCGAGAGCTTCGCGTCGGCGGTGTCGGCGCCTCGCGTCGCCCAGTATCGCGATGTCACGCCCGACTTCTGCGAGCCGTGCCCCAAGCGCGCCCAGTGTATGGGCGGTTGCGGCGCCGCGGCGGTGAGCGTCTTTGGCGCGCGCGGGCTCGATCCGTTCGTGGCGCAACACGTCGACGACGCCTTCGCCGCGAACCTCTCGGCGTCCCGCGCGGGAACCACCAGCTTCGTGCCCGCGGGCCGCCTCGCGCGGCGCGTCGCGCCTCTGTCGTGA
- a CDS encoding leucine-rich repeat domain-containing protein, which translates to MTKPRALLPLGLILFAAACDDPKPDVKAAPSATASAKAAPVVAVPSAVPSAAPVAKKREFSCDAASITFNLPGLEQEVRKKTGKDAGTITKSDLATIKSINLTQGQVDYLDPCVFPYLTGVKDIFLGPGDLEDLKGLEPLTQLISLRAAINKVKDLKPLSRMTKLDRLDVSRSQVENIEAIGNMTDLTELALDDTLVEDLSPLAKCTKLERISIKGTRVKDLRPLLGLRKLKSLSIKGSPITDTNVLAPLRASGLKIETG; encoded by the coding sequence ATGACGAAGCCGCGCGCGCTGCTCCCTTTGGGCCTGATCCTCTTCGCTGCCGCCTGTGACGATCCGAAGCCCGACGTCAAAGCGGCGCCGAGCGCCACCGCTTCCGCAAAGGCCGCGCCGGTGGTCGCTGTGCCGAGCGCGGTCCCCTCGGCCGCACCCGTGGCGAAGAAGCGCGAGTTCTCCTGCGACGCCGCGTCGATCACGTTCAACCTGCCAGGCCTCGAGCAAGAGGTCAGGAAGAAGACCGGCAAGGACGCCGGCACGATCACCAAGAGCGATCTCGCCACCATCAAGTCCATCAACCTGACGCAGGGGCAGGTCGACTACCTCGATCCTTGCGTGTTTCCGTACCTCACGGGCGTGAAAGACATCTTCCTCGGCCCCGGCGATCTCGAAGACTTGAAGGGCCTAGAGCCTCTCACGCAGCTCATCTCGCTCCGCGCCGCCATCAACAAGGTGAAGGATCTGAAGCCGCTCTCGCGCATGACCAAGCTCGACCGCCTGGACGTCTCCCGCTCGCAGGTCGAGAACATCGAGGCCATCGGCAACATGACCGACCTGACCGAACTGGCCCTCGACGACACCCTCGTGGAAGATCTCTCGCCGCTCGCCAAGTGCACCAAGCTCGAGCGCATCAGCATCAAGGGCACGCGGGTCAAAGACCTTCGCCCGCTCCTCGGCCTTCGCAAGCTCAAGTCCCTGTCCATCAAGGGTTCGCCCATCACCGACACCAACGTTCTCGCGCCGCTCCGCGCTTCGGGGCTCAAGATCGAGACGGGCTGA
- a CDS encoding PAS domain S-box protein, whose translation MFDGVSVVDASGEQSYVNDALCAMLGFSRDELLGKHAPYPYWPVEELPNLEAAVHRSATGRSEPCDLVLQRKNGERFHVTVATVTLTDETGAVVARCATIKDISEQKRVERSLREAEERWRSIAENPFDFVVVIDREHRYTYVNHTAPGLSRESLIGRATPFDFVDAKHHDAMRAAFEKTFRTGEATAYDVHVPQLDAWYASVVGAVVEHGQVTGLSILTRDITEQKRTEDELKRTEQRLRDSHKIETLGMLAGGIAHDINNVLTPIVAYSELAQRELSSEHRVQEYLDAIRVASHRASDLVRRVLLFSRRQEPKKATVDLRDIVRSDTSLVRASLPATIELVIDVPDEPFYVLADPAQLGQVLANLVSNALQALEQRGGRVAISLRRAESGVVLSVTDNGPGMDAEVQRRAFEPFFTTKPLGAGTGLGLSIVHGVVREHGGEVELRSAPGEGTTVVVHLPSGTALAAETPRRPHRAMGQGLRVLLVDDEAPIAKVAGEILRESGHTVTALTSPEAALEVFTRAPETFDVLLSDESMPKMTGTALIAALRRISPALKVVLMTGRNDEDLQRRAASLRVLQVLAKPFGRQDLLDAIEAAGDGAAPPRAVDRG comes from the coding sequence ATGTTCGATGGGGTCTCCGTGGTCGACGCAAGCGGCGAGCAGAGCTACGTAAACGACGCGCTGTGCGCGATGCTCGGGTTCAGCCGCGACGAGCTGCTCGGCAAGCACGCGCCGTATCCGTATTGGCCTGTCGAGGAGCTCCCGAACCTCGAAGCGGCCGTTCATCGCAGCGCGACTGGACGCTCGGAGCCTTGCGATCTTGTGCTCCAGCGCAAGAACGGCGAGCGGTTTCACGTGACCGTGGCGACCGTCACGTTGACGGACGAAACTGGCGCCGTCGTCGCGCGCTGCGCCACCATCAAGGACATCAGCGAGCAGAAGCGCGTGGAGCGCTCTCTGCGCGAAGCCGAGGAGCGCTGGCGCTCGATCGCAGAGAACCCCTTCGACTTCGTCGTGGTGATCGATCGCGAGCACCGGTACACCTACGTCAATCACACGGCACCGGGCCTCTCGCGCGAGTCGCTCATCGGCCGGGCCACGCCGTTTGACTTCGTCGATGCCAAGCATCACGACGCGATGCGCGCAGCTTTCGAGAAGACCTTTAGGACCGGGGAAGCCACCGCCTACGACGTCCATGTACCGCAGCTCGACGCCTGGTACGCGAGCGTTGTCGGGGCCGTGGTCGAGCACGGGCAAGTCACCGGTCTCTCCATTCTCACGCGAGACATCACTGAGCAGAAGCGCACCGAGGACGAGCTCAAACGCACCGAGCAGCGGCTGCGAGACTCGCACAAGATCGAGACCCTTGGCATGCTCGCAGGGGGCATCGCGCACGACATCAACAACGTCTTGACGCCGATCGTGGCCTACTCGGAGCTCGCGCAGCGCGAGCTCAGCTCCGAGCACCGAGTCCAGGAGTACCTGGACGCGATCCGCGTCGCGAGTCACCGGGCGAGCGACCTGGTGAGGCGCGTCCTCCTGTTCAGTCGCCGGCAAGAGCCGAAGAAGGCGACGGTCGATTTGCGAGACATCGTACGTAGCGACACGTCTCTCGTGCGAGCGTCGCTGCCAGCCACGATCGAGCTCGTGATCGACGTGCCCGACGAACCGTTCTACGTCCTGGCCGATCCCGCTCAACTGGGGCAGGTGCTCGCCAACCTGGTGAGCAACGCGCTTCAGGCGCTGGAGCAGCGCGGTGGGAGGGTGGCGATTTCGCTCCGTCGCGCCGAGAGCGGCGTCGTGTTGTCGGTCACGGATAACGGGCCAGGGATGGACGCGGAGGTCCAAAGGCGCGCCTTCGAGCCGTTCTTCACGACGAAGCCGCTCGGCGCAGGCACCGGCTTGGGCTTGTCGATCGTTCACGGCGTCGTCCGCGAGCACGGCGGTGAGGTCGAGCTCCGTAGCGCGCCCGGCGAGGGCACCACCGTCGTGGTTCACCTTCCCTCGGGCACAGCGTTGGCGGCCGAGACGCCACGCCGTCCACATCGTGCGATGGGGCAAGGTTTGCGCGTGCTCCTGGTCGACGATGAGGCGCCCATCGCGAAGGTGGCGGGTGAGATCCTCCGCGAAAGCGGCCACACCGTCACGGCCTTGACGTCCCCAGAGGCCGCTCTCGAAGTCTTCACGCGCGCGCCCGAAACGTTCGACGTGCTCCTGTCGGACGAATCGATGCCCAAGATGACGGGCACTGCGTTGATCGCCGCGCTGCGCCGCATCAGCCCCGCGTTGAAGGTCGTGCTGATGACCGGGCGCAACGACGAGGACCTGCAGCGCCGCGCGGCGTCGCTGCGCGTGCTCCAGGTCCTCGCGAAGCCCTTCGGGCGCCAGGACCTTCTCGACGCCATTGAAGCGGCGGGCGACGGGGCCGCGCCGCCTCGTGCGGTTGATCGGGGCTGA
- a CDS encoding four helix bundle protein: MTNQLSGLPHHKLIAYGAAVKLLLAVRAANIRDSKLRDEATRAAKSAALDCAEGAGRVSRADKARAFTIARGEAVEAVAAVELAALCGDASPESAAECVALAQPLVAMLTRLIR, from the coding sequence ATGACCAACCAACTCTCTGGCCTCCCTCACCACAAACTCATCGCCTACGGCGCCGCTGTGAAGCTGCTGCTGGCCGTCCGCGCGGCGAACATTCGCGATTCGAAGCTGAGAGACGAGGCGACGCGCGCGGCGAAGAGCGCCGCGCTCGATTGCGCGGAAGGCGCTGGGCGCGTTAGCCGGGCCGACAAGGCTCGCGCTTTCACCATCGCGCGCGGCGAGGCCGTCGAAGCCGTCGCCGCCGTCGAGCTCGCCGCCCTCTGCGGCGACGCCTCGCCCGAGTCCGCCGCAGAGTGCGTAGCCCTCGCACAGCCGCTCGTCGCCATGCTCACGCGCCTCATTCGCTAG
- a CDS encoding radical SAM protein produces MSRPRVLLLWPGSDGAASGNFGVPQLVGLGTYLEAETRAEVTLVDLSCERAFGKVDLPKLFEGADGNGYDVVGFSCYSSFDYLPLCALAELARVKLPSAILVAGGYHVSARPDDFVFDGSPFDVAVVGEGERPLAKVVRSAAGGAPLRGVVLGPDPILSLDELPESNWSLLSRYQPIARRVASQVEVYLSRGCPFDCAFCMEKAKREVSWRGFSVDRAIQELRNLHAFLNPGGGPGGDWTVYFADALFGMPKAWRRAFLQRLASEGFPVLKHWLLIRVDMVDEEDMRLFADANCSPGFGLESGDPDMLATIRKAGRLHDYLERMLEISEVSRRFGVPWGANVIVGHPGETEETLRRSAAYMRKLFLEPESTMGFLSVDPYRFYPGSPIDDERQEYAARFGTRIHRPEWWKDGDQAFLSEWVDPSRELSYRRRDELMTEEFAPILRELPARFALQGPARPYFLRALEGQVEQFSDSVRLAYADRYYAWQKYTGQSRAAQRELEGDAAAAALCQRERERSLSDVASRATVSSDVRAALVETPRELHAPLDALRASTRDVAIALDGSGAATVSAMHAYARTYELAQIRAGARVLDLGAGTGYGTALLARLVGPTGLVRGVELDPALVARGAPLLRAFANASLIAGDAFLEASWQVDRGRARARWDAVVVGFAVAEIPPEFFEWMGDATLVIPRGPRGAQRLVVARRVRARGQGLEGAAAPIRIEEHDRVEYVLARREVPEPAPARTEADAEAAHVVAPPGKVRLPVVRAPRP; encoded by the coding sequence GTGAGTCGTCCGCGCGTCCTTCTCCTGTGGCCCGGCTCCGACGGCGCCGCCTCCGGCAACTTCGGCGTGCCGCAGCTGGTCGGCTTGGGGACGTACCTCGAAGCGGAGACGCGCGCCGAGGTGACGCTCGTCGACCTCTCCTGCGAGCGCGCCTTCGGCAAGGTGGACCTCCCGAAGCTCTTCGAAGGGGCGGACGGCAACGGCTACGACGTCGTGGGCTTCTCCTGCTACTCGTCGTTCGACTATTTACCCCTGTGCGCGCTGGCAGAGCTCGCACGCGTGAAGCTGCCCAGCGCCATCCTGGTGGCCGGCGGCTACCACGTGAGCGCGCGGCCCGACGACTTCGTCTTCGACGGCTCACCGTTCGACGTGGCCGTCGTTGGGGAAGGGGAGCGGCCTCTCGCCAAGGTCGTGCGCTCGGCCGCCGGCGGCGCGCCCCTCCGCGGCGTCGTCCTCGGGCCCGACCCGATTTTGTCGCTCGACGAGCTCCCGGAGAGCAACTGGTCGCTGCTCTCGCGCTACCAACCGATCGCGCGACGCGTCGCGAGCCAGGTGGAGGTCTACCTCTCGCGCGGCTGCCCCTTCGACTGCGCATTCTGCATGGAGAAGGCGAAGCGCGAGGTGAGTTGGCGCGGCTTCTCCGTGGATCGCGCGATCCAAGAGCTTCGGAACCTCCACGCGTTTCTCAATCCGGGTGGCGGTCCCGGCGGAGACTGGACCGTCTACTTCGCCGACGCCCTCTTTGGCATGCCCAAGGCGTGGCGCCGCGCCTTCTTGCAGCGCCTCGCGAGCGAAGGGTTTCCCGTCCTCAAGCACTGGCTCCTCATTCGCGTCGACATGGTCGACGAAGAAGACATGCGGCTCTTCGCCGACGCGAACTGCTCGCCCGGCTTCGGCCTCGAGTCCGGCGATCCCGACATGCTCGCCACGATCCGCAAGGCCGGGCGTCTTCACGACTACCTCGAGCGCATGCTGGAGATCAGCGAAGTGTCGCGGCGCTTCGGCGTGCCCTGGGGCGCGAACGTCATCGTCGGGCACCCCGGCGAAACGGAAGAGACGCTGCGGCGCTCCGCGGCGTACATGCGGAAGCTCTTCCTCGAGCCCGAGTCGACCATGGGCTTTCTCTCCGTCGATCCGTACCGGTTCTACCCCGGCTCACCCATCGACGATGAGCGGCAGGAGTACGCGGCGCGTTTCGGAACGCGCATCCACAGGCCCGAGTGGTGGAAGGACGGCGATCAGGCGTTCCTCTCCGAGTGGGTCGACCCGTCACGCGAGCTGTCGTACCGGCGCCGCGACGAGCTGATGACCGAGGAGTTCGCGCCCATCTTGCGTGAGCTGCCGGCGCGCTTCGCGCTGCAAGGGCCGGCACGGCCGTATTTCCTGCGCGCCCTCGAGGGGCAAGTCGAGCAGTTCTCCGATTCCGTGAGGCTCGCGTACGCCGATCGCTACTACGCGTGGCAGAAGTACACGGGCCAGAGCCGAGCGGCCCAGCGCGAGCTCGAGGGCGACGCGGCGGCGGCGGCCTTGTGTCAGCGCGAGCGAGAACGCTCTCTCTCGGACGTTGCGTCGCGCGCGACCGTCTCGAGCGACGTCCGCGCCGCGCTCGTGGAGACGCCGCGAGAGCTTCATGCGCCGCTCGACGCGCTTCGCGCGAGCACGCGGGACGTGGCCATCGCGCTCGACGGGAGCGGCGCCGCCACCGTGAGCGCGATGCACGCGTACGCGCGGACGTACGAGCTCGCGCAGATCCGCGCCGGGGCTCGCGTCCTCGACTTGGGTGCGGGCACCGGTTACGGCACCGCGCTGCTGGCGCGCCTCGTCGGACCTACCGGCCTGGTGCGCGGCGTCGAGCTCGACCCGGCCCTCGTTGCGCGAGGCGCTCCGCTCCTCCGCGCCTTCGCGAACGCGTCGCTGATCGCGGGCGACGCGTTCTTGGAGGCGTCGTGGCAAGTTGATCGCGGGCGCGCGCGCGCGCGATGGGACGCCGTCGTGGTCGGCTTCGCCGTGGCGGAGATCCCGCCGGAGTTTTTCGAATGGATGGGCGACGCGACGCTGGTGATCCCTCGTGGCCCGCGCGGCGCGCAGCGGCTCGTGGTGGCGCGCCGCGTACGCGCGCGAGGGCAGGGGCTCGAGGGGGCGGCCGCGCCCATCCGCATCGAGGAGCACGATCGCGTGGAGTACGTGCTCGCGCGTCGCGAGGTGCCGGAGCCGGCGCCGGCTCGCACCGAGGCTGACGCCGAAGCGGCGCACGTCGTCGCGCCGCCGGGCAAGGTGCGGCTTCCGGTGGTGCGGGCGCCACGCCCATAG